Proteins encoded in a region of the Bacillota bacterium genome:
- a CDS encoding SIS domain-containing protein, whose protein sequence is MTNQKGWERYFAAINRIVAKIQESQGAAIEQAAEIMADCIQQDGLIHLFGVGHSAIMPEEVNWRAATLAPVHAILEPSMTGHTEITKSGPMEKLEGSGEIIVDYHRVAPPDVMIVTSNSGNNGASIEVAEASHKRNVKVIAINSVTYSDYLKPLHSSGKKLKDMADVVVDNCCPIGDGVLDFPGMEQSVGPSSTIAGLYILNALMVQTVDNLLARGVEPDVYYNGSLSANSQIVTEHNERLIKKYFYRIRNL, encoded by the coding sequence ATGACAAACCAAAAAGGTTGGGAACGCTACTTCGCCGCCATCAACAGAATTGTGGCCAAAATACAGGAGTCTCAGGGAGCAGCGATTGAGCAGGCGGCTGAAATTATGGCTGATTGCATCCAGCAGGACGGCTTAATCCACTTGTTTGGCGTTGGCCATTCTGCTATCATGCCAGAAGAGGTAAACTGGCGGGCGGCGACTTTGGCGCCGGTGCATGCAATTCTGGAGCCGAGTATGACCGGCCATACAGAAATCACTAAAAGCGGACCGATGGAAAAGCTAGAGGGTTCCGGTGAAATAATCGTCGACTATCACCGGGTGGCCCCGCCGGATGTAATGATTGTTACCTCCAACTCTGGTAACAACGGCGCTTCTATTGAAGTCGCGGAGGCCAGCCACAAACGGAATGTTAAAGTCATCGCCATCAATTCAGTGACCTATTCAGATTATCTAAAGCCCCTCCACTCATCGGGGAAAAAACTCAAGGATATGGCCGACGTGGTGGTGGACAACTGTTGCCCGATTGGCGACGGGGTCTTGGATTTCCCGGGAATGGAGCAGTCTGTCGGCCCTTCATCCACAATTGCCGGTCTATATATACTTAACGCGTTGATGGTCCAGACTGTGGATAATTTATTGGCGCGGGGAGTTGAACCTGATGTCTATTACAATGGTTCCCTATCTGCCAATTCCCAGATTGTAACAGAACACAACGAACGCTTGATAAAGAAGTACTTTTACCGGATAAGAAATCTTTAA
- the nagB gene encoding glucosamine-6-phosphate deaminase, whose amino-acid sequence MDILITQDYQHMSKVAAGLVSRQLQKKPSTVLGLPTGSTPIGLYKQLRKLHRQGLDFSRVSTFNLDEYLGIGPDHPQSYRRFMDEHLFDHVNLAPEHIHIPQGDTDDPQVACHQYDQALVASGGIDLMVVGVGVNGHIGFNEPAEHLFYGTSVVDLTSETIQVNADKFFDGDIEQVPKQAISMGMASIMKSRRVILLASGPSKHEAVMAAMTKGITTRNPMSILCTHPQLTVVLDMEVWGEGIPHLPPGTRVTRIGADAR is encoded by the coding sequence ATGGATATTTTAATCACCCAAGATTACCAACATATGAGCAAAGTTGCTGCCGGCCTGGTTTCCCGCCAGTTACAGAAAAAACCAAGTACCGTCCTGGGGCTGCCCACCGGCTCTACCCCCATCGGTCTCTATAAGCAGTTACGAAAGCTGCACCGTCAGGGGTTGGACTTTAGCCGTGTCAGCACCTTTAATCTCGATGAGTACTTGGGAATCGGGCCTGATCATCCCCAGAGTTACAGGCGGTTTATGGATGAGCATTTGTTCGACCATGTAAATCTTGCACCCGAGCACATCCATATTCCTCAAGGGGATACCGATGATCCCCAGGTCGCCTGCCACCAATACGATCAGGCACTGGTCGCCTCCGGCGGCATCGACTTGATGGTGGTAGGGGTTGGCGTCAACGGCCATATCGGTTTTAACGAGCCGGCGGAGCATCTGTTTTATGGAACCAGTGTCGTTGATCTGACCTCAGAGACCATCCAGGTCAACGCCGATAAGTTCTTTGACGGCGATATAGAACAGGTGCCAAAACAAGCAATCAGCATGGGGATGGCCTCAATCATGAAGTCTCGCAGAGTCATACTCCTGGCCAGTGGTCCCAGCAAGCATGAGGCAGTGATGGCTGCAATGACCAAGGGAATTACCACACGCAATCCCATGAGCATTCTCTGTACGCACCCACAGCTGACCGTGGTTCTAGATATGGAAGTATGGGGCGAAGGAATTCCACATCTGCCCCCGGGTACCCGGGTGACAAGGATTGGCGCTGATGCTCGATAA